The following nucleotide sequence is from Candidatus Zixiibacteriota bacterium.
CGGGCCCGCCCCGACGACAATCGCGGCTCCTGGCACTCACGTCAGCGGTTGTCGGTGTGGGAGGCGGTTTGGGGATTCACCGCCGGAGCCGCGTATGCCTGCGGCGGTGGCGAACGACGAGGACGCATTCTTCCGGGTCAACTGGCCGATCTGGTTGTGCTGGATCGCAACATCTTCACATGCCGGCCCGCGGACATCTTTTTGACGAAAGTTGACATGGCCGTAGTCGGCGGTACAATCATGTGGGACAGAGCCAACGCGGGGTGATCCGTCACACCGTTCTGTTTGCTGTTGACGTAGACGCGATTCTCCTCTTGGTTGCAGTTTGACAACGATGCCCAGACAACGCCCCAGAGTCTCGTCCCGCGCGAGCCGACATGCGTCGGTGCGTTGCACTGTCGTCTGCCTGTTGTTTGCTGCGACGCTCACCGCCCATGCGTCGGCGGCGACTGTCGATGTCATGACCATCGACGGTCCCATCGGTCCGGTGACTGAAATGATGATTGAGGACGCTGTCGAGGAGGCCGAAGAGTCCGGATCCGAAGCGCTCATCATCGAATTGGACACGCCGGGCGGATTGGTGTCGACCACCAAGAAGATTACGCAAACGATCCTGAAATCGAATGTTCCGGTTGTCGTCTATGTCTCGCCGCAAGGGGCGAGCGCGACATCGGCGGGCGTGTTCATCCTGATGTCGGCCCATTTCGCGGTCATGGCGCCGGGCACCAACGCCGGCGCCGCGCACCCGGTGTCATTGCAAGGCGAGATGGACTCGACCATGTCGCACAAAGCCGAAAGCGATGCCGCCGCGAACATTCGCGCGCTCGCCAAACGGCGCGGGCGCAACGATCACTGGGCCGAACGGGCTGTGCGCGAGTCCGAATCGCTGACCGCCGATGAGGCGCTCGATTCCAACGCCATCGATTTCATCGCCGCCAATCTCAGCGACCTGCTCGACTCGCTTCACGGACGCACCACCGATCTGCCGCGCGGCATCGACACATTGAACACCGCCGGGGCGGACGTTCATCGCATTGCGGCATCCTGGCGCGAAAAGGCGCTCGGTGTCATCACCGACCCCAACATCGCCTATATCCTCATGTCGATCGGCTGGCTGGGCATCATGATGGAGCTGTACAACCCCGGTTCGATCTTCCCCGGCGTGGTCGGCGCCATCTGCCTGATTCTCGGTTTCTATTCGCTGCAGACGTTGCCGATTAACTATGCCGGACTGTCTTTGATAATCCTGGCCATCATTCTCTTCATCATGGAGGTCAAGATCATCAGTCATGGTCTGCTGACCATCGGCGGCGCGATTGCCATGATTATCGGCTCGATGATGCTGATCGATTCTCCCGACCCGGCCGCGCGCGTATCATTCACCGTGATCCTCGCCGTGGTCGGCACGACGGTCGCATTCTTCGCTCTCGCCGCCGGTCTCGCATTGAAGGCGCGCCGGCGCAACCCTGTCACCGGCGACGAAGGGATGATCGGCCTGACCGGCACCGCGCGCGAGTCCTTTGATACCGTCGGGACCGTCTATGTCGCGGGAGAATACTGGCGCGCGAAGACGTCGCGCCACATTGAATCAGGCCAGTCCGTACGCGTCGTCGGCAAAGTTGGAATGGAGTTGGTTGTCGAGCCGGCGGGGCCGCCGTAGTCCGGAACGTGCCGGTCAGCCCTTGGGCCGCAGGTCCCGCCACAGCGGGGCTGACGGTCATCGCGAAGCGATGAAGATAGAATGATTGCGGCCGACCGCACGGAAGGTGAGTCGCAGCCGATTTCATCTGCTAAACTGACTTCAACGAGAGGAAGGAACACATGCTGCCCATCGGACCGATAACCGTCGCCATCATTGCGCTCATCATCCTGGGGAACGCCGTACGCATCCTCAAAGAGTACGAACGCGGTGTCATCTTCCGTCTCGGACGCCTGATCGACACCAAGGGGCCGGGGCTGATCCTGCTCATTCCCATCGTCGACAAGATGCTGCGCGTCGATCTGCGCACGATCACCTTCGATGTGCCGCCGCAGGATGTCATCACGCGCGACAACGTCACCATCAAGGTCAACGCCGTCGTCTATTTCCGCGTGATGGATGCCAACAAGGCGATCGTCAATGTCGAAAACTATATGGTCGCCACTTCGCAGATCGCGCAGACCACGCTGCGTTCGATCCTCGGCCAGTTCGAGCTCGATGACCTGCTCTCCAACCGCGAGCACATCAACCAGCAATTGCAGAAAATCATCGACGACCAGACCGAGCCGTGGGGGATCAAGGTCAGCGTCGTCGAGGTCAAAAACGTCGATCTGCCGGTTGAGATGCAGCGCGCCATCGCGCGTCAGGCCGAGGCCGAACGCGAACGCCGCGCCAAGATCATCCACGCCGAGGGCGAACTGCAGGCCTCCGAAAAACTCGCGCAGGCCGCCGAGATCATCGGACGCAACCCGGCGACCCTGCAACTGCGCTACCTGCAGACGCTGACTGAAATCGCCGCCGAAAAGAACTCGACGATCATTTTCCCGCTGCCGATCGATCTGATCAAGCCGTTCATCGACATGGCCACGCACCGCCAGCAGCAGGGGTAGGGGGGAGACTGGACGGATGTTCAATTGGAGGGTAGGGGCGCGATTCATCGTGCTCGCCAACGGGGGGACGGGCGCAATGAATTGCGCCCCTACGACGCGAAGACGACTCGCCCTGACCAGATGCTCGTCGCCCTCGGCGGATGGCCAGGGCTACCCGGCCGATAGGGCTATAAAGTGAAGAGCTGGTCGTTCATCAGCGAAGCGACATTCGTCGCATCTGTGTCGGCTATTATCTATCTAGCAGCGTACAGTTACGAAGAAGCATATTGTAATTACTGGGGTCTGCCCGCTGAGTTCATTGTAGTTTCAATCGAACGTCTTGCAAATCTGGCCCTGATCGCTATCTCCCTGTTCATGATTTACCTGTTCCCGGCTATTGTGCTTAGTAGAAACTTGTTTGCACGAATCTCTCGAAGTCCATATCTGCAGATGATGGTCTACCCGCTTCTTGTGACATGTTTTGCGATTCTGACTCTCATTCTGTATCCGACTCTTCGCCGGGCGTGGTGGACACTGGCGTTTTTCACTCTCAGCATCTGGGCAATTTGGTTTGGCCTGCCGGCGGTTATTGCGTGGAAGCGAAAAGTCTCATACTTGGAAGCCGAAAACGAAACACGTGAAGCAGATAGAGAGTTGGTAACGCCAATTGACTGGATCACTGGCAAATTGGGAGAGATGGGGGCGCCTTTGATCTTGTTCCTCCTCTTGGGGTATGTCGCAGCGCCGATGGTGGGCACGATGCAAGCGAAGAGACAGAAGACGTTTCCGGCTCTCGTTCGCGCCTGTGCCCCGGGCGAAGACAGTTGCCAGGTGATGATAGTGATTAGGAGCTATTCTGATGATGCTTTCTGCGCACTTGCTGACACATGTTCAAATACCGTCACGAGAGGTATAATCCCGGTGAATTTGAGTGAGTTTGCGCGTGCCGGAGGGACGATACTCAAGGTTCATGCGGGCCCTCTCGAGTTCCCTGACTAGGCCGATTCAAGCTACCGTGTGGCTGTCGCTGGGTGACCCTGATCGTTCGTCGAAGGCCGGGTGCCTGTGACGGAATTCGATCCCCATGTGCCGGGTGCCCATGACGCATCCGATCCCTGTGTGCTCGCCACATCTGTGGCGGACATGCGACACCACAAGGCACATCGGCCCCTGCCCTACCCAGCAACCTTCAGCTTCATAACATACTGTCCCGCAACGTGTAACCCGCCGCGTTATTCCTGACTGCAGCCGCCACGAAAAACCCAAGTCTGCACACGCTCTCTATCAACATACATCACAACCACTTTCGCCCCTCCCGAAACTTTCTTCCAATTGCCGTTGACTCCCACGCGCCAACCCATTGATTGCTCAGTTTTTCAGGGGGGCAAAACAGAAGATCAATCCGCCGCAGGCGGATCAATCGAGGGGGTCGACCAAATGACCAAAACCAAGGAATCTGTACTTGCCGCCCTGGACGCCAACAACGTCCGCTACATCCGACTTCTCTTCACCGACATTCTCGGCCACATGAAGGGGATGTCGATCACCCGCAGCGAAATCGAGCAGGTGCTCGAGGAGGGGCAGGGCTTCGACGGCTCCTCGGTCGAGGGGTATGTGCGCATCGAGGAATCCGACCTCATGGCGATGCCCGACCTCCGGTCCTTTCGCGTGATCCCATGGGACATCTCCGGCGAAAAGGTCGCGCTGATGTTCTGCGACATCTTCAATCCTGATGGAACGCCGTTCGATGGTGATCCGCGTTACATCCTGCGCCGGACACTCGAGAAAATCTCCAAGCGCGGCTGGACATTCTACACCGGGCCGGAAATCGAATACTTCTACTTCCGCAACGCCAACGGCACCGAGTTGCTCGATCACGACGGCTATTTCGACTATTCGACAGTCGACGAAGGGACTGTCCTGCGCAAGAAGGCCGTCGTCTCGCTGGAGCAGATCGGTATTCCCGTCGAGTGCTCGCACCACGAGGTCGCGCCATCGCAGCACGAGATCGATTTGCGCTACCAGGACGCATTGACCATGGCGGATTTCGCCATGCTCTATCGCTTCGTCATCAAGGAACTCGCGCTGAAGGCGGGCGCCTACGCGTCGTTTATGCCCAAGCCGATCTTCGGTCAGAACGGATCGGGCATGCACGTGCACCAGTCGCTGTTCGAAGACGGCCGCAATCTGTTCTTCGATCCCAAGGACCCGTACCATCTCTCGGCCGTCGCGCGGCACTACATCGCCGGGCTTTTGGCGCATGTTCGCGAGTTTACCATGGTGACCAATCAGTGGGTCAATTCATACAAGCGGCTGGTCTCCGGATACGAAGCGCCGGTCTATATCTCCTGGGGACGGCGCAACCGTTCCTCGCTGGTCCGCGTGCCGATGTATCGTGTCGGCAAGGAGAAGGCCACGCGCGTCGAACTGCGTTCGGCCGATCCGGCGTGCAATCCCTATCTCGCGTTCGCCTGCATGCTGGCAGCGGGTCTCGACGGCATCGACAAGAAGACACCGTTGGCCGAGCCGATCGAGCAGAACATCTTCCACATGTCCGAGGAAGAACGCGAACGCCGCAAGATCGTCGGGCTGCCCGGATCGCTGGAGGAAGCGCGCGAGGTGACCTCGAAATCGACGCTCATCCGCGAGACACTGGGCGAGCACATCTTCAACACCCTGATGGCCAACAAACGGCTGGAGTGGGACCGTTACCGGATTCACGTGACCGACCACGAGCTGGCGACGTATCTTCCGGTGCTGTAGACATGGCCTGCTCATCTCAATGGTAGCATTACAGTCGAAAAAATGTGCAGGCCAGGCGTCCTCGCCTGGCCCATCCCCCGCGCCTCCCTCCGCGACACTCGGTACCTTCGGCCGAGGGCGGGTGGTGTGCACACTTCTCACGGTTGAGCATCGCACCACATGACTGACTCCCCTGCCCGCTGGTCGGTGGCCAAAATCACCGAACAGGTGGGGTCGGGGGCGACTACTGCGCGTTCCGTGTGCGATTCGGTTTTTTTGCGAATCGAGCAACGGCGCTCGCTGAACGCCTTTGTCACGACTACTCAGTCTGAGGCCCGGCGGGCCGCATCTGCGATTGACACACAGGTTGGAAGTCGCGCCCCACTCGGTCCACTTGCCGGCGTACCGGTCGCCATCAAAGACAACATTTGCGTCAACGATGTCCGCTGCACCTGCGCGTCGAATATGCTGCGCGACTGGATCGCCCCGTATGACGCCGCCGCCGTCGAACGACTGCGAAAAGCCGGGGCCGTCATCGTCGGCAAAACGAACCTTGATGAATTCGGGATGGGATCATCGACTGAGAACTCGACCTTCGGCCCGTCGCACAACCCGGTCGATCCGTCTCGCACTGCGGGCGGGTCATCGGGCGGCTCGGCCGTGGCGGTGGCCGATGGACAATGCGCGGTTGCGCTCGGGACCGATACCGGCGGCTCGGTACGGCTCCCGGCGGCGTTTTGCGGCGTGGTCGGGCTCAAACCCAGCTATGGAGCCGTGTCGCGCTGGGGCGTCGTGGCCTTCGGATCGTCACTGGATCAAATCGGTGTCTTCGGCCGTTCCGTCGACGATGTGCGCATCGTCTTCGACGTGATCCGCGGACGCGACGAACGCGATGCGACCTCGGTCATCCTTCCCTCTGACCCAACCACACCGGACCGTCTCAGAATCGGGATGCCGACAGAGTATTTTGGAGATGGCCTCGACCCACAGATCGCGTCCGCCGTACGGAGCGTTGCCGATCGACTCGTACAGTTCGGACATCAGGTCGTCGATGTCTCATTGCCGAATTCGAAGCATTCCGTCGCCGCCTACTATGTGATCGCGACGGCAGAGGCGTCATCGAACCTGGCGCGTTATGATGGCGTCCGATACGGGCATCGTGCGCAGTCCGATGATGTCATCGCGATGTACGAAAAAACGCGTGCCGAGGGATTCGGCGTCGAGGTCAAGCGTCGCATCCTCCTGGGAACGTATGTCCTCTCCGCGGGGTATTACGATGCCTATTATGGGCGCGCCCAACGTGTCCGGGCGCTGATTGCCGCCGACTTCGACACGGCATTTCAGCGTGTCGACTGTCTGCTCACGCCGACCGCGCCGACCTGCGCCTTCAAGCTGGGCGAACGCTCCGATGATCCGCTGGCCATGTATCTGACCGATATCTACACCACGTCGGTCAACCTGGCGGGTCTGCCGGCGCTCAGTGTCCCCTGTGGTCGTTCGGATGAGGGCCTGCCCATCGGTGCGCAACTGATCGGTCCCGCTTTTCACGAATCGCGACTGCTGTCATTGGGCGGTTTCATCATGGACACAACCGGCGGCCGGAACTGACCATGGCATTCGAACCGGTCATCGGACTGGAAGTGCATGCGCAACTCTTAACCGAGTCTAAGGCGTTCTGCGCGTGTCCCTCCGCTTACGGTGCCGACCCGAATGCGCATACCTGCCCGGTCTGTCTGGGATTGCCCGGTGCGCTGCCGGTGCTCAATCGTCAGGCGGTCACCTGTGCCATCCGTCTGATTCTGGCGGTGAATGGGCGTGTGGAAGACACCAGCATCATGGCACGGAAGAATTACTTCTATCCCGACCTGCCCAAAGGGTACCAAATCTCCCAATATGAGGCGCCACTGGGTTCTGGAGGCGCTATTGACTTCACTGATGAGGGACGCGTGACATCGGCACGGCTGATCCGTATTCATCTGGAGGAGGACGCGGGCAAGTCGCTCCACCCCGACGATACGGCCCCCGATCCGTACACACGTCTCGATCTGAATCGCTGCGGCGTGCCGCTGTTGGAGATCGTCAGCGAGCCCGATATTCGCTCGCCGCGTCATGCGTCGTTGTATCTGCACAAACTGCGGCAACTGGTGCGCTATCTGCAGATTTGCACCGGCAACATGGAAGAGGGGGCGTTCCGCTGCGATGCGAACGTCTCGATCCGGCCGCGCGGCGCCGACACGCTCGGCACACGCACCGAAATCAAGAATATGAATTCCTTTCGTTCCGTCGAACGGGCGCTGGAGTTTGAGATTGCCCGACAGAGCGAGGTCGTCCGCTCGGGCGGCGCCATTGAGCGTGAGACGTTGCTGTGGGACGATCACGCGCAAACCGCCGCGCCGATGCGCTCAAAGGAAGAATCGTCGGACTATCGCTATTTCCCCGACCCGGACCTGCTCCCGGTCCGTATCGGTTCGGAGATTGTTGCGTCAGTACGCGATTCCCTCCCCGAGCTGCCCGATGCACGGGCCGCGCGATTCGTCTCACAGTATGGCTTGCCGGCCTATGATGCTCAAGTCCTCACCGACGACCGCGCCCTGGCCGAGTACTACGAGCGCGTGGCCGGGAGACTCTCCGATGCCAAGGCGGCATCGAACTGGATCATGACCGAGGTGATGCGTGTCCTCAAAGAGTCCGGCACGGGGATTGAGGGTTTTCCGATCGGTCCCGATGCGCTGTCCGAACTGCTAACGCTTGTCGAAACCGACAAAATCTCCGGCAAGATCGCCAAAGACGTCTTCGCCGAAATGCTCTCGTCCGGAATGCCTGCGGGGCAGATCGTAGAATCGAAAGGACTGTCACAAATATCGGACCACGACGAGCTGGGCGTCATCATTGAATCGCTGATTCAGTCGCACTCCGAACAAGTGTCGGATTATCGCGCGGGCAACAAACGCGTGCTGGGATTCTTCGTCGGCCAGGTGATGCAACAAACCGGAGGGCGTGCCAATCCCGCAATGGTCAATGAACTCCTGCGGGCGCAGCTCGACCGTATCTGAGTCAACGGCGATGGATCATGCCCCAAAACTGCGAATCGCCGTCATGGCCTCCGGCAGCGGCAGCAATCTGCAGGCGGTCATCGATCGCTGCGCCGATGGCACACTCCATGCCGAGGTCGTGTTGGTGATTTCCAACAACCGCGATTCCGTGGCGCTGCGGCGAGCGGAGGCAGCGGGTATCAAGGCGCTGCACTGGTCGGAGAAAGCCGTCGGATCCAGCGAGCGCTTTGCGGCGGGACTGATTGAACACCTGCGCGCCGCACGGACCGATTTGGTGGTTCTGGCGGGGTATATGAAACTGGTGCCCCCGGCGGCGGTGGCCGCATTTTCCGGATGCATCCTGAATATCCACCCGGCGCTGTTGCCCCGGTTCGGTGGAAAGGGGTATTATGGCATCCGCGTGCACCAGGCGGTGCTGGCCGCCGGAGAAAAAGAGACCGGCGCCACCGTGCACGTCGTCGATGACGTATATGACCGCGGTCCGATCGTGATGCAGCGACGAGTCCCGGTGATGCCGGGTGACACGCCCGAACGCCTGCGCGAACGCGTTCTGGAGATTGAGCATCAATTGCTGCCGGAGGCGATTGCGCACTGGGCACAGGGTCGGACCCGGGCCAAAACGGAATGAACCGATTATCTTGAGCGATCGAGGATGGCACCATGAATGTGGCGATTGATGCGATCGAACGCGCCGTGGGACAAACAACGATTCCCGGTGTGCCGCTGTACGCGCGCGGCAAGGTGCGCGACATCTATGATCTGGGAAGCAACCTCCTGATCGTCGCCAGCGACCGCCTCTCGGCGTTCGATGTCGTGCTGCCCACGCCGATACCCGGACGCGGAATTGTGCTCACGCAGATGTCGCGATTCTGGTTTGAGAGTACGCGGCACATCGTGCCCAACCACTTGCTCACCACCGATGTCGGGCGCTATCCGGCGCCGCTTCCGGAATTCCGCGACCGTCTCGAGGGCCGCTCGATGCTGGTCAGGCGCTGCAGCCGCATCGACTTCGAGTGCGTCGTCCGCGGGTACATCACGGGATCGCTGATGAAAGAATACAAGCAGGCGCGCTTCGAGTCCTCCGGCGATGTGGTCAGTCTCCATGGATTGCAGTTTCCGCGCGACCTGGTCGAATCTCAGAAACTCCCGAACCCGATCTTCACCCCGGCCACAAAGAACGACTCCGGACACGACGAAAATGTCTCCTTTGAGCACATGTCCAATCACATCGGCGACGATCTGGCGCAGACGCTGCGCCGACTGTCCGTCGAACTGTACCAATCGTGTGCCGACCTCGCGGCCAAGCGCGGAGTCATCATCGCCGACACCAAGTTTGAGTTCGGCCTCGACGGGGACACCGTGACGCTCATCGACGAGGTCTGTTCCCCGGATTCGTCGCGCTTCTGGGATTCGAAATCGTATCGTCCCGGTGAGATTCAGGACAGCTTCGACAAGCAGTACGTGCGCGACTACCTCGTCTCCATCGGCTGGGACAAGACCCCGCCGGGACCCCAATTGCCGATCGAAGTGGTTCGACAAACGGCCGCCAAGTACCGTGATGTCCAGCAACGTATCATGGGTGAGCAGACGACTGCTTAAAATGCGATTGTCCGACGATGACAGAGACACTGACTCAGAGCAAGCGGATGGATCGCGGAAGCGCTGAACATCTGCCCAACGGTGCGATACGCGTTCGCCGCGCGCTGCTGTCGGCCTACGACAAATCCGGACTGCTGCCCCTGGCGCAAACGCTCCGGCAGTTGGGAGTCGAGATCGTATCCACCGGCGGGACATTATCGATGTTGCGCGATGGCGGAGTACCGGCGCGCGCGGTCGAAGAGGTCACCGGTTACGGCGCCATGCTGGGCGGACGCCTCAAGACGCTGCACCCGAAGCTGCTCGGCGGGATTCTGGCGCGTCGCGACAACACTTCGGACACTCACGATCTTTCAGAAGCGCAGATCGATCCCATCGACCTGGTTGTCGTGAATTTATATCCATTCGAAACGGCGGCCGACGATCCCTCCGCCACACGGGATGATGCCATTGAGCTGATCGATGTCGGCGGGCCGACCATGATCCGTGCCGCCGCCAAAAATCATGCGTGGGTCGCGGTCGTCTGCGACCCGGCGGACTACGAATCGTTGTCGCGGGAGTTGCAGGCAACCGACGGTTGTGTCAGCGAGGATTCTCGGGCACGTCTGGCGTCGAAGGCGTTCTCCATCACGGCCGCCTACGACACGCGCATTGCGGATTACTTTGCCCGAAATGTCGGTCAGGACGCATCGCCGGGTTTCCCGTCGATCTGGCTGCAGCGCTACGATTACGTAGCCGGGCTCCGATACGGCGAAAACCCGCATCAGCGCGCCGCGGTCTATGCCGCGGCCGATTCAACGCAATCGTCCCTGGCGCGGGCGCGCGTCATCGGCGGCAGGGAGATTTCCTACAACAACTACAACGATCTCGACGCCGCCTGGCGCATGGCCGCCGACTTTTCGGAGCCGTTTGCCGCCGTCTTCAAACACGCGACTCCCTGTGGTGCGGCCGAAGGCAATTCGATCGCGGCGGCCTACCGATCCGCCCATGAGACCGACCCGTTGTCGGCGTACGGCTCGATCATCGCCTTAAACCGCCGTGTCGATTATGCGTGCGCCGAATTGCTCCACGCGACGGAGTTTATCGAGTGTGTCCTAGCCCCGGGCTATGATGAGGATGCGCTCGAACTGCTGATCCGGAAAAAGGCGCGCCGTTTCGTCGACGTACCGACCATCGACATCGAATCCTCCGCAATGCGCGTGCGTGAGATCATCGGCGGACTC
It contains:
- a CDS encoding glutamine synthetase family protein, yielding MTKTKESVLAALDANNVRYIRLLFTDILGHMKGMSITRSEIEQVLEEGQGFDGSSVEGYVRIEESDLMAMPDLRSFRVIPWDISGEKVALMFCDIFNPDGTPFDGDPRYILRRTLEKISKRGWTFYTGPEIEYFYFRNANGTELLDHDGYFDYSTVDEGTVLRKKAVVSLEQIGIPVECSHHEVAPSQHEIDLRYQDALTMADFAMLYRFVIKELALKAGAYASFMPKPIFGQNGSGMHVHQSLFEDGRNLFFDPKDPYHLSAVARHYIAGLLAHVREFTMVTNQWVNSYKRLVSGYEAPVYISWGRRNRSSLVRVPMYRVGKEKATRVELRSADPACNPYLAFACMLAAGLDGIDKKTPLAEPIEQNIFHMSEEERERRKIVGLPGSLEEAREVTSKSTLIRETLGEHIFNTLMANKRLEWDRYRIHVTDHELATYLPVL
- a CDS encoding slipin family protein, producing MLPIGPITVAIIALIILGNAVRILKEYERGVIFRLGRLIDTKGPGLILLIPIVDKMLRVDLRTITFDVPPQDVITRDNVTIKVNAVVYFRVMDANKAIVNVENYMVATSQIAQTTLRSILGQFELDDLLSNREHINQQLQKIIDDQTEPWGIKVSVVEVKNVDLPVEMQRAIARQAEAERERRAKIIHAEGELQASEKLAQAAEIIGRNPATLQLRYLQTLTEIAAEKNSTIIFPLPIDLIKPFIDMATHRQQQG
- the gatB gene encoding Asp-tRNA(Asn)/Glu-tRNA(Gln) amidotransferase subunit GatB, with the translated sequence MAFEPVIGLEVHAQLLTESKAFCACPSAYGADPNAHTCPVCLGLPGALPVLNRQAVTCAIRLILAVNGRVEDTSIMARKNYFYPDLPKGYQISQYEAPLGSGGAIDFTDEGRVTSARLIRIHLEEDAGKSLHPDDTAPDPYTRLDLNRCGVPLLEIVSEPDIRSPRHASLYLHKLRQLVRYLQICTGNMEEGAFRCDANVSIRPRGADTLGTRTEIKNMNSFRSVERALEFEIARQSEVVRSGGAIERETLLWDDHAQTAAPMRSKEESSDYRYFPDPDLLPVRIGSEIVASVRDSLPELPDARAARFVSQYGLPAYDAQVLTDDRALAEYYERVAGRLSDAKAASNWIMTEVMRVLKESGTGIEGFPIGPDALSELLTLVETDKISGKIAKDVFAEMLSSGMPAGQIVESKGLSQISDHDELGVIIESLIQSHSEQVSDYRAGNKRVLGFFVGQVMQQTGGRANPAMVNELLRAQLDRI
- a CDS encoding phosphoribosylaminoimidazolesuccinocarboxamide synthase; translated protein: MNVAIDAIERAVGQTTIPGVPLYARGKVRDIYDLGSNLLIVASDRLSAFDVVLPTPIPGRGIVLTQMSRFWFESTRHIVPNHLLTTDVGRYPAPLPEFRDRLEGRSMLVRRCSRIDFECVVRGYITGSLMKEYKQARFESSGDVVSLHGLQFPRDLVESQKLPNPIFTPATKNDSGHDENVSFEHMSNHIGDDLAQTLRRLSVELYQSCADLAAKRGVIIADTKFEFGLDGDTVTLIDEVCSPDSSRFWDSKSYRPGEIQDSFDKQYVRDYLVSIGWDKTPPGPQLPIEVVRQTAAKYRDVQQRIMGEQTTA
- the purN gene encoding phosphoribosylglycinamide formyltransferase; protein product: MDHAPKLRIAVMASGSGSNLQAVIDRCADGTLHAEVVLVISNNRDSVALRRAEAAGIKALHWSEKAVGSSERFAAGLIEHLRAARTDLVVLAGYMKLVPPAAVAAFSGCILNIHPALLPRFGGKGYYGIRVHQAVLAAGEKETGATVHVVDDVYDRGPIVMQRRVPVMPGDTPERLRERVLEIEHQLLPEAIAHWAQGRTRAKTE
- the purH gene encoding bifunctional phosphoribosylaminoimidazolecarboxamide formyltransferase/IMP cyclohydrolase, which translates into the protein MTETLTQSKRMDRGSAEHLPNGAIRVRRALLSAYDKSGLLPLAQTLRQLGVEIVSTGGTLSMLRDGGVPARAVEEVTGYGAMLGGRLKTLHPKLLGGILARRDNTSDTHDLSEAQIDPIDLVVVNLYPFETAADDPSATRDDAIELIDVGGPTMIRAAAKNHAWVAVVCDPADYESLSRELQATDGCVSEDSRARLASKAFSITAAYDTRIADYFARNVGQDASPGFPSIWLQRYDYVAGLRYGENPHQRAAVYAAADSTQSSLARARVIGGREISYNNYNDLDAAWRMAADFSEPFAAVFKHATPCGAAEGNSIAAAYRSAHETDPLSAYGSIIALNRRVDYACAELLHATEFIECVLAPGYDEDALELLIRKKARRFVDVPTIDIESSAMRVREIIGGLLVQEDDRTNLTPADLRVVTRRSPTAEQITSLLFARKVVKHARSNAIAIASGCVAVGIGAGQTSRVDAVHQAVAKANNRTQGAVLASDAFFPMADGVEAAAAAGIAAIIQPGGSRRDAEVIAACDNANIAMVFSGLRNFRH
- a CDS encoding nodulation protein NfeD produces the protein MRCTVVCLLFAATLTAHASAATVDVMTIDGPIGPVTEMMIEDAVEEAEESGSEALIIELDTPGGLVSTTKKITQTILKSNVPVVVYVSPQGASATSAGVFILMSAHFAVMAPGTNAGAAHPVSLQGEMDSTMSHKAESDAAANIRALAKRRGRNDHWAERAVRESESLTADEALDSNAIDFIAANLSDLLDSLHGRTTDLPRGIDTLNTAGADVHRIAASWREKALGVITDPNIAYILMSIGWLGIMMELYNPGSIFPGVVGAICLILGFYSLQTLPINYAGLSLIILAIILFIMEVKIISHGLLTIGGAIAMIIGSMMLIDSPDPAARVSFTVILAVVGTTVAFFALAAGLALKARRRNPVTGDEGMIGLTGTARESFDTVGTVYVAGEYWRAKTSRHIESGQSVRVVGKVGMELVVEPAGPP
- the gatA gene encoding Asp-tRNA(Asn)/Glu-tRNA(Gln) amidotransferase subunit GatA, producing MTDSPARWSVAKITEQVGSGATTARSVCDSVFLRIEQRRSLNAFVTTTQSEARRAASAIDTQVGSRAPLGPLAGVPVAIKDNICVNDVRCTCASNMLRDWIAPYDAAAVERLRKAGAVIVGKTNLDEFGMGSSTENSTFGPSHNPVDPSRTAGGSSGGSAVAVADGQCAVALGTDTGGSVRLPAAFCGVVGLKPSYGAVSRWGVVAFGSSLDQIGVFGRSVDDVRIVFDVIRGRDERDATSVILPSDPTTPDRLRIGMPTEYFGDGLDPQIASAVRSVADRLVQFGHQVVDVSLPNSKHSVAAYYVIATAEASSNLARYDGVRYGHRAQSDDVIAMYEKTRAEGFGVEVKRRILLGTYVLSAGYYDAYYGRAQRVRALIAADFDTAFQRVDCLLTPTAPTCAFKLGERSDDPLAMYLTDIYTTSVNLAGLPALSVPCGRSDEGLPIGAQLIGPAFHESRLLSLGGFIMDTTGGRN